The DNA region ATCTCCAAACTCTAGCTTCTCGCTCACTTCTGCTGGTTACTCTCTTCTCCTCTATTCCCTGCATTACAATAGAAGTCTTTtctgttttgagtcttttctcTATGATAACATTTTTGTAAGAATTCATTAGATTAACTAAGAGCTCTTACTAGAGGAACTAGCTGGAAGTTACTTGTGTTGAACAACTCAGTCTGGTTTCTTGCTGCTTCTCTTGGAGATTCTTGTTTATCCCAAGCTGCTATAACATTTTCGTAATTCAGTCTAAGTAACATGTTCCCCTGCCTTGCATTATCCTCGTAatcttcagtttcttctctctttgctgAAATCGCAATGACATTGTCATAATCGTTCTTGCAGTTCATCAAAGATTGTCCAGGACGTGCTTCAGCTCCATTAGTTTTAgctgctttttcttcttcattgtaaTATAGATCCTCCATTGCATCAATCTCATCTTCAAAGTTGAATTGTTTCGTTGTTTCTTGAGTACCATTGTGGTTGCTCGAGAAGAACCCCATCTCTGTGACTGTGAATCCCTCAAACTCTGGCACAAGAGAAGTCGtatcattttcatcatcatttgCTTCTGGTATGAAAAACATTGCTTCGCCTCCAATCTCGGGAACACGAGGGtcctctcctcttctctcaTCATCTatcttttgttgtgtttttttctcacACCGGGACCTAGGTGTTCTTGCTTTTCTTCTGAACCCGCTGTGCCAAACCGGGTGTGATGTTGTTCCTTGGAGCACATTGTTCGGTATCTCGTTTGTTCTAAGACAAACTCTCTCGTGTTTTGTCGCCACATGGTTTGCAGAATGGACTGATTCATCGCAAACATGGCACAAGAAAGCATCGTCTGATGCACAATACCAAACCGCGTGTTTGTTCAGACACAGGTCGCAAGGTCGTGGCTGCTTGACATCTTCTTGGCACTTCGGAATCATACTTTCTGCACAAACATGAAACAGagtgaagaaaagaaatcaaactaaAAGAAGGGAGTGGCGTTATCAGGTAACAAAACAGTAATGGTCTTATAGTTTAGATATTTTGGTGGCTTGTCATGAGCTAAGAACGAAAAAGATCTTAAAGTGAGAAAAAGGagacaatgaagaagacaagGGCTAAGAAGGATGGAGAATAATGGGCACTGACAAAGGACTCTTCTTAGGTAGgtttataataaactttttcaaTGGGAATAGACAAAGACAATTCCTATAAGCCTCTTGAAGATTTTTTACTGACACGTCTTTCTTATGTCAGTAAGGACTCGTTAGCTTAAGTTCTTGGGTCTTGTCCTATACATCATAATATTGTCGAATCTTAAGATTACCTGCTGATGAACATACTTATATAAGTCTTTAAGCAAATGTAGTGAAATTTGAACAGGGGTAAAAGACATGGTGTATTATTGAAGTTTGGCCGGCcatacccattttttttttttttggtttgtacaAAGGGAAAAGACATTGTACTGATGATCTGGCCTCATGCACCGAAGTTGATCCAAATCTTTGCGATCGTATTGGTCAGACTTGGATTATGTTTTGGGTcttttatgggttttttttcttacccATTCTCtaagttttatctttttgtttgtttgtcttttgttttctgaCTCAGTTTGTCTGTGGACCTTACCTGTCTATATCACCATTAAACATATGATAACAAAACTCCATAAAATTTTGAACTACTAAGAGATTAATAATAACTTCTATTAGCAATCCATTATTAGACAATACTAAAGATGATTTTGTAGACAACTAATCCTACAGTTTTGAAATAAAGGGAGGCTATGGAGTTATTATAACAAttactctttttgtttgtttaatcagAGAAGGTCTTAATAAAGTATAAGAAGAAAGGGCTACAAAATATCACTTAGTAAAAAAGGTACTTGCGAGTTTCATTATTCCGAGTAAACAGGGAATCAATGTACAACAAGAAAgcaaaaattatttgataaccTGAGGCTGAGTTTAACTAATTGGAAGTAAATAGCCCAATTAGTAAATATGTTTAACGAAAACAAAACGCACAAATCAAGCAACAATCTTTCATGGACTCATACTCAATTTACGTCCAATAATCAAAGCTTTCACACACCTGCGTCATTGGAGCAAAAAGATACATTTAAAACCTTTAAACCACAATACAATCATCAATCCATAATCCTGGTTGAACATTATTACACGTTCTCATCGATCAGAAACTAAATGTTGGTCCAAAACATGTCTCATCTTTTCAATCATCAAATGAAAATCTGTGACTAGGTTAAGCTCTATTGCAGCGTAAAGATGTAGCGCCATTGCAAGCAGATTGGTATTCTAAAACCAACCATATGTCCCCAAAATGTCCCAAAAACGAGTACTAATTCATTTCTAAACAGTCCAAAACATGTCCTATCTCTTAAATCACCGGTTATATAATCCATGCCTAACTTTTACCGTGACTGCAAGCAAATTGATGATATCAACAATCACCAATGCGTCCATATTTGCCACAAAACTGAGTCACTCTAAGACCTCATCAATTCATATATACAACTATTCCAAAGTCCATGTTCTAGTTTTCTCCCAACAGTAAATACTACAACCCGTATCCAGTTAACTAGTAAAATACTCCACACAAGAAATGCTAAAAAATGtctaatctttcttcttcttccacttccagATTCTTAACAAGCAAAGCACTGATCAAGTTCTTGCAAGCAAATACACACTACTTAACTCAAACACCAGCTACTTTACCTTACCAAAGATCAATCAGGCAGACAACATTATTCAGCTTCTTCAACAGCTACTGGCTTGGGACCTGGtttcacaaaatcaaatataacaaacaaacaaaaaaagttcaataCTGGAGAGTCTGAGACCAATTCTACAACAAATTCAAATCCCATATAAATTGAATTACTTGAGCCACATTTGATTTCATCATTCAAAGACAGTAAAGAGTAACTGAGTTCATTTTTCAAAgactaagcaaaaaaaaaaaaaaaaaaaaaaaaaaaaaaNCCAGATTATTAACAAGTAAAGCACTGATCAAGTTCTTGCAAGCAAATACACACTATTTAACTCAAACACCAGCTACTTACCTTACCTAAGATCAATCAGGCTGACAACATTATTCAGCTTCTTCAACATCTACTGGCTTGGGACCTGGtttcacaaaaacaaatataaccaaaaaaaaaatagttcaatACATACACCTAACCAAAGAATTAGGTACTACCGTACTACTAGAGAGTCTGAGACCAATTCTACAACAAATTCAAATCCCATATAAAGTGAATCAATTGAGCCACATTTGATTTCATCATACAAGACAGTAAGAGTAACTTAGTTCAAATTTCAAagattaagcaaaaaaaaaaagccctaaGAAACTCGATAAAGCATTTAAACAAGCTCACCGTGAAGAGAGATAGGACGGTGGTCTTTGCCCCAACCGACGCCGCGAGTGGCGTCGAGATACTGCTGAACGAGATGGCGACACTTCTGGTAGTGATTAACGCCTTCGACGCGGTAACACCATTTGACCTTCTCACGCAAGATCTTAGCCTTCTCGATATGGATCCACTTCTCACGAACAATGTGTTCTCTCATCTCAACCATCGCAACCGGATCCTTGTACGGATTCTCCGGATCGAATCCATCCGGCGCCGACTCTTCGAACTCCGGCAATCCCTTCTTCCTCCCCATCGGATTTTTTATTTCtgagattgtttttctttcctcatttttttttttttttcaggtaatgttttgttgttatattgGGCTTTTAATTCTCTTTAGTAGGTCTCAACTTTTGTTATATTGGGCTTTTAATTCTCTTTAGTAGGTCTCAACTTGGCCCAGATAAAGCTTGGATAGTTTATAATAACCCTGGGCATAAAGTAAGTTCCCTGAAATAGCTAACTAAATCATGATTGTTAACAAGTCATTTTACAAACAACACCCTGATTTAGTTAGCATCAGATCAGattgtttattaaaaatattattaggtCTAAGACTGTTTTCCCGCGTTTATATACTGAGAAAGAAAATGTAGTATCAAGTTTTAGAGTGTGGACTATTCATGGGAAAACCACTCCATTATTAAAAAGTTTACTTCTATTATGGCACATGAGACTATCATCATACCTAATATAAACACCATGTTAATAATACAAAGCAAACTCTTGTAAAGTAGctaacaaagaaaccaaaagaattaaaaatctctaaataaaaaaaaatccgagGAAGTAAAGAGTAAAGACATCAAAAACCATGGTATTTCCATTGAGCCATGACTTTAAAGGAAATTATCGAGTTGGGTTTGCAAATCCTGAATGGAGATCATACTGATACTGGCTTGTTCGTCTGCTGTGTACTCAGCTTTGAGCAAGGACTCCACTTGGGTATGAGCTTCCACTATATTTGACCTGAATACAAACATATGCAACATAGATCATGCATTCGTATTCAAACTAGCAAGAGATTTGGGTTCAGCTACGAAGGGATTAGGAACGTAACACAGATATGTAAACCAGCCAAAGATATAGTTTATATGGTTGATAAAATTCCGAGAAATGGACTTACTTGATTGGCTTGAAAAGAATGGTCCTTGTTGATGGGTTTTGCAAATAGAGTTTCATTTTTGCTAAAATCGGAAGCAACTCTTGCTGTATTGCAGCATATACCTGGTTAAAGGCACATATGAGAGATTGCTTTTGCATTCTGAGTTATAAAGGTAATAAAACCTTAGACATGCAAAAAGCCATTGCGGGTTGGTTATATATTACCTACGCTGATTCTCTATTTTCATATCGGTTCACACAATAAGAAAATTACCTAAGGAACCACAACGTGTTCAAGGTATCATACTATCATTTGCATCTATATTCGTTGGTACTAAGAGGCTTAATCTGCCTATGAACATAGATGGCTTAAAAACGGAAGCCGGAAGGTGCATCCTTCAGAGCTTATTAAAAGGGAACAATAAATGACTGCCATCTCTAGACTATCTCATACCTTTTGAACAAGTTCAGCCACCTTATCCGGTGTAGCGAAAGCTTGTTCCTTCAGCGGCTTAGCCATGACAGAATCAACTTTTTGATTCTGAGTTCCAGTGGAAAGAGCAACTTTTATGGCTGTGACCTgcaaatacaattatacaatgtataaacaaaacaaaactattatgcTAGTCCATTAGGAGAGAAAACTCTTTAGACAAACAGATCATCTTCTTATTATCGGTGCATTGTATTTAATAACAAACAATGCTAAGGATACTGAGTTAAACCTTTTCGAGGACACATCTAGAGTCTTAAGAAGACTTTGTAAAAACATGTTTCCCAGAACAAAGGAAAGGAGAAGCCAACCTTGGTCACAAATGAAAGCATAGGATCCACAACTAGCTTAGTGACTGACATGATGAACTCCTCACAAGTTGTCTTAAGACATCTTTCCAGTTCCTGCGAAAACAAAGGTCTATGCATCAGTCCCTATCATAACAAGTAATGCAAGGACCCAGGCATAGAAAGAGACGTCCAGACAAGCAGGATAAAACcaacaaactaacaaaaaaaacttgccATATCTCTTGAGAACTGTCTTAGCAGAAATATAACCCAGactttgaaattaattttttttttgtacatcaGTCATGCAGAAAGATGCTCAAGGTAAAATGAGATCAACACATCTGAATGAAAAAACTTATGTAATCATTTAGAACATATGCAATTGATTGTGGATGGAAGAGAAAATCACCAACCTTCTTGGCATCTATTTGACTTTCCAAAACTCGAGGTGACAGGGTCCTTGCTAGGGAGGTTGACCTAGACCAGTCAAAAAGTGACGCTTGACCTCTAAGTATCCTTCTCAAGTGTTCCTAACCACATTTTTGAATGAATAATCATAGAAAGTTAGCAAATTCATCAGCAAAGAATGAAACGTGCACCAAAATAATGACCTCTTAAATGCGAGAAAGAATGGGTTATTATACAATTAGACTTGAATGTCGAAGAACTAACCAGTAAATGAGAGAAATCAAGCTCTTTGTGGGTGACTGAAAATTCAATGTCAAAAGGCGCAATCTGGAAACAAAAGATACTTTTTAAAGTCACTGACTTAATACTTAATAgcaaaagaagcaaacaaaagataaatttaGCCCTAACCTGTTCTCTCAAGATAAGAAGATGCTTGATAAGGAAAAGCTGGCCATCCATTATAGTTGATCTCTTAATGATAAGCTTGCTGGCTTTCTGTTGCATATTTGACAAAATGTGGNCTTTCCAGTTCCTGCGAAAACAAAGGTCTATGCATCAGTCCCTATCATAACAAGTAATGCAAGGACCCAGGCATAGAAAGAGACGTCCAGACAAGCAGGATAAAACcaacaaactaacaaaaaaaacttgccATATCTCTTGAGAACTGTCTTAGCAGAAATATAACCCAGactttgaaattaattttttttttgtacatcaGTCATGCAGAAAGATGCTCAAGGTAAAATGAGATCAACACATCTGAATGAAAAAACTTATGTAATCATTTAGAACATATGCAATTGATTGTGGATGGAAGAGAAAATCACCAACCTTCTTGGCATCTATTTGACTTTCCAAAACTCGAGGTGACAGGGTCCTTGCTAGGGAGGTTGACCTAGACCAGTCAAAAAGTGACGCTTGACCTCTAAGTATCCTTCTCAAGTGTTCCTAACCACATTTTTGAATGAATAATCATAGAAAGTTAGCAAATTCATCAGCAAAGAATGAAACGTGCACCAAAATAATGACCTCTTAAATGCGAGAAAGAATGGGTTATTATACAATTAGACTTGAATGTCGAAGAACTAACCAGTAAATGAGAGAAATCAAGCTCTTTGTGGGTGACTGAAAATTCAATGTCAAAAGGCGCAATCTGGAAACAAAAGATACTTTTTAAAGTCACTGACTTAATACTTAATAgcaaaagaagcaaacaaaagataaatttaGCCCTAACCTGTTCTCTCAAGATAAGAAGATGCTTGATAAGGAAAAGCTGGCCATCCATTATAGTTGATCTCTTAATGATAAGCTTGCTGGCTTTCTGTTGCATATTTGACAAAATGTGGACATCTCAACTATTGAAAACGGGGAGCAGATGTAAAAGTTTGGTACTGAGAATCAACCAAAAaacaactacaaatttttttaacaagatATGGCACATCTTCgtgtaatttaaaattgataatgTCATTGAAAATAAGGAAAACTGAATAAGGAACAAATATCAAGGCGGGGAAAATCTGGTTGTTTAGCTTGCTTACTTGAATTGACAGAGAGCAAACTTCTACAGCTTCCTGTGGAACAGAAGATATGGTTTATTAGACAAGTTTGCCTAAACATGAATTGGTGTGTTTTCTTTGACAGAATGAGAAGCAATAAAGTTACTTATAGTCTTGCCTGTGCTAATCCAGTGAAGACTGCAGGCTCCAAGCATCGATATAATTTAGATAGACAAGAGAGCGTCTTTTCCAAAGCTGGATACCAAGTCTTAAATACATCAGCGTTTTCATCATCCTGCATCCTAGAATATAAGTATACAGCTAAAGATTACCAAACCCATAGGAATAATTTGAGAATTTCGTTTTACCCCTAAATTAGTTTCAGATGTTGTATTAAGAGAAGATCCCTCCAGCTTTGCAGGATAATCCAGATCTTCGTCAGAGGGAATATAATTTGCGATCTACAGAAGTAAGAAGTGGATTCAATCAGAGCAGCTCAAGAAAAGCAAAGTCTTCTAATACGAAAAAGGATAACACAGCCGAAACTGTAGCAAATCTTCTCCATTTAAAGGTCGTTCAGTATCACAGTTATAACAGTTTCATCTTATCAATAGTAGGGTGACTCGTCTTAGTGGTGATAGCATACAAAGTTCACTGTTTCTACATAATCGCTAATGAGAAGACCACAAATATGGAAATGAAGGCCAAGGTAAAGAACTTGTAAGAAAACTATCCCAATGCTGTACCTCATCTCGAATATATGTTCTGGCACGGAAAGTCAACCTCTCATTGACATCGGCCAAAATTCTTTGTAATGTAGGCCGCAGTCCAGCAAGGGGTTCACTCTGTCTAGCTGACTGCTCCCCCAAGACTTCAACTTTAAGGATATGAATGAGCTCACAAAGAAGATCGATATTTGCTTCGTGAATCAGTTTTGGGCGTAAAATGTCATACAAGTATGTGGACCTGTTCGGGGACAAGCAAATATGATAAACTGAATGCACTAAAATAAGATATAACAATTGAAAACAGTTAATAATATGGTGTAAGAGAACGAGAAGTCGAATAAACGTAGCTTCTTAATTACtaagttaaaaatattagatgCTTATGGCTCGAAATAATTCAATTGGTATCAGCTGTTTGTATCTCAGTATAAAAGGCACCAAAGTTCATTTTNTGAATAATCATAGAAAGTTAGCAAATTCATCAGCAAAGAATGAAACGTGCACCAAAATAATGACCTCTTAAATGCGAGAAAGAATGGGTTATTATACAATTAGACTTGAATGTCGAAGAACTAACCAGTAAATGAGAGAAATCAAGCTCTTTGTGGGTGACTGAAAATTCAATGTCAAAAGGCGCAATCTGGAAACAAAAGATACTTTTTAAAGTCACTGACTTAATACTTAATAgcaaaagaagcaaacaaaagataaatttaGCCCTAACCTGTTCTCTCAAGATAAGAAGATGCTTGATAAGGAAAAGCTGGCCATCCATTATAGTTGATCTCTTAATGATAAGCTTGCTGGCTTTCTGTTGCATATTTGACAAAATGTGGACATCTCAACTATTGAAAACGGGGAGCAGATGTAAAAGTTTGGTACTGAGAATCAACCAAAAaacaactacaaatttttttaacaagatATGGCACATCTTCgtgtaatttaaaattgataatgTCATTGAAAATAAGGAAAACTGAATAAGGAACAAATATCAAGGCGGGGAAAATCTGGTTGTTTAGCTTGCTTACTTGAATTGACAGAGAGCAAACTTCTACAGCTTCCTGTGGAACAGAAGATATGGTTTATTAGACAAGTTTGCCTAAACATGAATTGGTGTGTTTTCTTTGACAGAATGAGAAGCAATAAAGTTACTTATAGTCTTGCCTGTGCTAATCCAGTGAAGACTGCAGGCTCCAAGCATCGATATAATTTAGATAGACAAGAGAGCGTCTTTTCCAAAGCTGGATACCAAGTCTTAAATACATCAGCGTTTTCATCATCCTGCATCCTAGAATATAAGTATACAGCTAAAGATTACCAAACCCATAGGAATAATTTGAGAATTTCGTTTTACCCCTAAATTAGTTTCAGATGTTGTATTAAGAGAAGATCCCTCCAGCTTTGCAGGATAATCCAGATCTTCGTCAGAGGGAATATAATTTGCGATCTACAGAAGTAAGAAGTGGATTCAATCAGAGCAGCTCAAGAAAAGCAAAGTCTTCTAATACGAAAAAGGATAACACAGCCGAAACTGTAGCAAATCTTCTCCATTTAAAGGTCGTTCAGTATCACAGTTATAACAGTTTCATCTTATCAATAGTAGGGTGACTCGTCTTAGTGGTGATAGCATACAAAGTTCACTGTTTCTACATAATCGCTAATGAGAAGACCACAAATATGGAAATGAAGGCCAAGGTAAAGAACTTGTAAGAAAACTATCCCAATGCTGTACCTCATCTCGAATATATGTTCTGGCACGGAAAGTCAACCTCTCATTGACATCGGCCAAAATTCTTTGTAATGTAGGCCGCAGTCCAGCAAGGGGTTCACTCTGTCTAGCTGACTGCTCCCCCAAGACTTCAACTTTAAGGATATGAATGAGCTCACAAAGAAGATCGATATTTGCTTCGTGAATCAGTTTTGGGCGTAAAATGTCATACAAGTATGTGGACCTGTTCGGGGACAAGCAAATATGATAAACTGAATGCACTAAAATAAGATATAACAATTGAAAACAGTTAATAATATGGTGTAAGAGAACGAGAAGTCGAATAAACGTAGCTTCTTAATTACtaagttaaaaatattagatgCTTATGGCTCGAAATAATTCAATTGGTATCAGCTGTTTGTATCTCAGTATAAAAGGCACCAAAGTTCATTTTAGGTTTAAATTGAACAGAAACAGTGATGGTGAAAGCACGGCACAGATAAACTTACAAAGGATCCACCAAAGGTGCCAGACTTGAAACTTCTTCTGATGATGCTGGAAAGAAATGAGTAAACAGTTGATGCTCCATATGACAAACCTGAAATTCATAACGGAGGTTAAGAAGTGTGGTGCACTAATTTCATATTTTGCAAAACCAAGTCCATCAACGACCTCTAAAATCCTCAGTTGCTAAAGCTAATAATCCAGCcgttttctctctcaaaaagacCTTCGTCTGACCTTTGAGATTGCACAGATTATAAACATTCCcaattttcttatatgtttctATTCCTCATAATAATACGACCCTTTTCTTCTAAACTGGTACAGCTCCTAGTGAATAAAACAAGGTATTCATCGCTTAACTTTCCTTCATATACCTGCATCAGATATGCACAACCCGATCTAGNAGATACTTTTTAAAGTCACTGACTTAATACTTAATAgcaaaagaagcaaacaaaagataaatttaGCCCTAACCTGTTCTCTCAAGATAAGAAGATGCTTGATAAGGAAAAGCTGGCCATCCATTATAGTTGATCTCTTAATGATAAGCTTGCTGGCTTTCTGTTGCATATTTGACAAAATGTGGACATCTCAACTATTGAAAACGGGGAGCAGATGTAAAA from Camelina sativa cultivar DH55 chromosome 3, Cs, whole genome shotgun sequence includes:
- the LOC104777829 gene encoding zinc finger protein CONSTANS-LIKE 8-like isoform X1, encoding MIPKCQEDVKQPRPCDLCLNKHAVWYCASDDAFLCHVCDESVHSANHVATKHERVCLRTNEIPNNVLQGTTSHPVWHSGFRRKARTPRSRCEKKTQQKIDDERRGEDPRVPEIGGEAMFFIPEANDDENDTTSLVPEFEGFTVTEMGFFSSNHNGTQETTKQFNFEDEIDAMEDLYYNEEEKAAKTNGAEARPGQSLMNCKNDYDNVIAISAKREETEDYEDNARQGNMLLRLNYENVIAAWDKQESPREAARNQTELFNTSNFQLVPLTSIVMQGIEEKRVTSRSEREARVWRYRDKKKNRLFEKKIRYEVRKVNADKRPRMKGRFVRRSLDPES
- the LOC104777829 gene encoding zinc finger protein CONSTANS-LIKE 8-like isoform X2, with the translated sequence MIPKCQEDVKQPRPCDLCLNKHAVWYCASDDAFLCHVCDESVHSANHVATKHERVCLRTNEIPNNVLQGTTSHPVWHSGFRRKARTPRSRCEKKTQQKIDDERRGEDPRVPEIGGEAMFFIPEANDDENDTTSLVPEFEGFTVTEMGFFSSNHNGTQETTKQFNFEDEIDAMEDLYYNEEEKAAKTNGAEARPGQSLMNCKNDYDNVIAISAKREETEDYEDNARQGNMLLRLNYENVIAAWDKQESPREAARNQTELFNTSNFQLVPLGIEEKRVTSRSEREARVWRYRDKKKNRLFEKKIRYEVRKVNADKRPRMKGRFVRRSLDPES
- the LOC104777830 gene encoding NADH dehydrogenase [ubiquinone] 1 beta subcomplex subunit 10-A isoform X1, which produces MGRKKGLPEFEESAPDGFDPENPYKDPVAMVEMREHIVREKWIHIEKAKILREKVKWCYRVEGVNHYQKCRHLVQQYLDATRGVGWGKDHRPISLHGPKPVAVEEAE
- the LOC104777830 gene encoding NADH dehydrogenase [ubiquinone] 1 beta subcomplex subunit 10-A isoform X2; translation: MGRKKGLPEFEESAPDGFDPENPYKDPVAMVEMREHIVREKWIHIEKAKILREKVKWCYRVEGVNHYQKCRHLVQQYLDATRGVGWGKDHRPISLHGPKPVDVEEAE